One Turneriella parva DSM 21527 genomic region harbors:
- a CDS encoding saccharopine dehydrogenase C-terminal domain-containing protein, which produces MKIVILGIGAVGKCCLHLIDHFVDIDPHNVYLIERSNQSTHYTVNAFIQRGAVYLQRSLNRENTVSLLCEDLKLKRGDLVIDLTTDSDMFFTVEVCLARGFMYLNTCIESSADEVLLHYRNHEKMSEIVARLKATSAQPTVLFDQGMNPGLISAFAQQGLQDIASHVLAQRKDIELKSLLSARDFAGIARHLKLDALHCSELDTQTASRVPANSFVNTWSCPGFLVEALAPAQVAWGSHERTLPDGAELVRPRTAILPSAGWQTQARSYVPHREIQGMVIPHEEVFTLQKLLSRADYAPSVYFVYEVNRHTRECLQRDLPASGQGIVLTPGEHGLQGEDKVGCLFVLAANPLTGDPTPWCWWTGSILKTTDPVYSATVIQVAAGVLAGVKFMLENRDAGVLFPENLDHKRLLRDAAPFLGEIFSAPVDYHPRGTQLADFVELVTIRHSA; this is translated from the coding sequence ATGAAGATCGTTATCTTGGGAATCGGCGCCGTAGGCAAATGCTGCCTGCACCTGATCGATCACTTTGTCGATATAGATCCGCATAACGTTTATCTGATCGAGCGCAGCAACCAAAGTACCCATTATACAGTAAATGCATTTATTCAGCGGGGCGCGGTATATCTGCAGCGCAGTCTCAATCGGGAAAATACCGTCTCGTTGCTTTGTGAGGATCTCAAACTGAAGCGCGGCGATCTCGTCATCGATCTGACAACCGACAGCGACATGTTTTTTACGGTCGAGGTTTGTCTCGCGCGTGGTTTCATGTACCTCAATACGTGTATCGAAAGTTCTGCCGATGAGGTACTGCTCCATTACCGCAACCACGAAAAGATGTCCGAAATCGTGGCGCGACTCAAAGCGACCTCGGCGCAACCCACGGTTCTGTTCGATCAGGGCATGAACCCCGGACTCATTTCAGCCTTCGCGCAACAGGGACTTCAGGATATTGCATCGCATGTGCTCGCCCAGCGGAAAGATATAGAACTCAAGAGCTTGCTATCGGCCCGTGACTTTGCGGGTATCGCGAGACATCTGAAACTCGATGCGCTGCACTGCTCAGAACTCGACACGCAGACGGCAAGCCGCGTGCCGGCGAACAGCTTCGTCAACACGTGGAGCTGCCCCGGCTTTCTGGTCGAGGCGCTCGCGCCCGCGCAGGTTGCGTGGGGCTCTCACGAACGAACTCTGCCCGATGGCGCCGAACTCGTGCGCCCTCGCACCGCGATTTTACCCTCTGCCGGCTGGCAAACCCAGGCAAGGTCTTATGTGCCCCACCGCGAAATTCAGGGAATGGTGATACCACACGAAGAAGTCTTCACCCTGCAGAAGCTGCTTTCGCGGGCCGACTACGCCCCGAGCGTTTATTTCGTCTATGAGGTGAACCGCCACACGCGCGAATGCCTGCAGCGCGACTTGCCGGCCAGCGGCCAAGGTATCGTGCTGACACCGGGCGAGCACGGCCTGCAAGGTGAAGATAAAGTAGGATGTCTCTTCGTACTCGCGGCAAACCCACTGACGGGTGACCCGACTCCATGGTGCTGGTGGACTGGCTCGATTCTGAAAACCACCGACCCCGTTTATTCGGCGACTGTCATACAGGTGGCAGCCGGCGTGCTGGCAGGCGTCAAATTTATGCTCGAAAACCGCGACGCAGGCGTCTTGTTTCCCGAAAACCTCGACCACAAACGGCTGCTTCGAGACGCGGCCCCCTTTCTGGGCGAAATTTTTTCAGCGCCAGTCGATTACCACCCGAGGGGAACGCAGTTGGCTGATTTTGTCGAACTAGTGACCATTCGACATTCAGCTTGA